From the Oscillatoria salina IIICB1 genome, the window ATTGTCATCCTTCGCGAAGCGAAGGATGACACTACGAAACAACTAACTTTATGCACTCATTTCTAACATTCGCTGCATTGGCTTGAGGGCAGCTTTACGAGTTTCTTCGGGTAAAATAATCTCCGGGGTGCGATTTTTCATCGCTAAATAAATCTTCTCCAATGTGTTCAAACGCATATGAGGACACTCATTGCAAGCACAACTTTTCATCGGTGGGGCTGGGATAAACTTTTTGTGGGGTGTTTGCTTTTGCATTTGGTGAATGATCCCAGGTTCCGTAGCGACGATGAAAGCTTTGGTATCGCTTTCGTGGACATATTTCAGCAAAGCTGATGTGGAACCGATGTAGCTAGCATGACGCAAAACTTGGGGTTCGCATTCGGGATGGGCTATTACTTCGGCTTCTGGATGTTCAACTTGTAACTGCACGATTTTCTTTTCGGAAAATAGTTCGTGTACCATGCAGCTACCTTGCCATAGAACCATTTCGCGATTAGTTTGCGCCATTACATAACGACCGAGATTTTGGTCTGGTGCAAAAATAATTGGTTGGTCTTTGGGTATTTGGTTAACTATGCGAACTGCATTGGA encodes:
- the nadA gene encoding quinolinate synthase NadA — encoded protein: MFTTVLPKPAPNQVTAIPSDLFRAIADLKQELNAVILAHYYQDPDIQDIADYIGDSLGLSRQAATTNADVIVFAGVHFMAETAKILNPDKLVLLPDLNAGCSLADSCPPDAFAKFKAQHRDHLVISYVNCTAEIKAMSDIICTSSNAVRIVNQIPKDQPIIFAPDQNLGRYVMAQTNREMVLWQGSCMVHELFSEKKIVQLQVEHPEAEVIAHPECEPQVLRHASYIGSTSALLKYVHESDTKAFIVATEPGIIHQMQKQTPHKKFIPAPPMKSCACNECPHMRLNTLEKIYLAMKNRTPEIILPEETRKAALKPMQRMLEMSA